A portion of the Pectobacterium brasiliense genome contains these proteins:
- a CDS encoding helix-turn-helix transcriptional regulator, which yields MGVTALRPASPSLSTEADWTLPSGQPLQRYGLCALAQPHLRTAQQTTRFHFYEATLLLVLSGRLTLLEQNETSVVDTPSQLCLITPDASADLTKTPGGHDPAFRSIFLTFSSTLLARFYHRYPEQLAPAHHPRPFTTLALDDDLTHTLQYLVEGITGNALNESRLELRLMDMLLALSERGYRFGAPPQPGVTAQLRALISEEPERHWTAQSAGRLLAMSEATLRRRLSAEQTRFEVLLLETRMQHAMMLVQTTSWSMQRLAEACGYKSSARFSERFKTRFGCSPTKIR from the coding sequence ATGGGCGTGACCGCTTTACGCCCTGCTTCTCCGTCTCTTAGTACAGAGGCGGATTGGACATTGCCGTCAGGCCAGCCGCTACAGCGGTATGGCCTGTGTGCGCTAGCTCAGCCTCACTTACGCACGGCACAGCAGACAACGCGTTTCCATTTTTATGAGGCCACACTTCTGCTGGTTCTCTCTGGCCGATTAACCCTTCTTGAACAGAACGAAACGTCGGTTGTCGACACGCCGTCTCAGCTTTGTCTGATTACGCCTGACGCAAGCGCCGATCTGACGAAAACGCCCGGCGGCCATGACCCCGCTTTCCGGTCGATCTTTCTGACGTTTTCATCCACGCTTCTGGCGCGGTTTTATCACCGCTACCCTGAGCAATTGGCTCCTGCACATCATCCGCGTCCCTTCACTACCCTCGCGTTGGATGACGATCTCACCCACACATTGCAGTATCTGGTTGAGGGGATTACGGGCAACGCACTTAATGAATCGCGTCTAGAACTGCGGCTAATGGATATGCTGCTGGCGCTGTCGGAACGGGGATATCGTTTTGGTGCACCTCCACAGCCCGGCGTTACGGCACAGCTGCGTGCGCTTATCAGTGAAGAGCCAGAACGACACTGGACCGCACAGTCTGCGGGTCGCCTGCTGGCGATGAGCGAGGCTACGCTGCGACGGAGGTTATCCGCCGAGCAGACACGCTTTGAAGTATTGTTGCTGGAGACGCGCATGCAACACGCGATGATGCTGGTACAGACGACATCATGGAGTATGCAGCGTCTGGCCGAAGCCTGCGGGTATAAATCCTCAGCGCGTTTTTCCGAACGGTTTAAAACCCGTTTTGGCTGTTCGCCAACCAAGATTCGTTAA
- a CDS encoding YbhB/YbcL family Raf kinase inhibitor-like protein, translating to MLQLSSHSFQDGDTIPGEFAFAVPDATSHITLSSNHNPHLAWNGAPEGTQSFVLVCHDPDVPSRGDDVNQEGREVSAALPRVDFYHWLLLDIPASINEIPAASHSTGITPRGKAGPNAPTGLRHGINDYTGWFATDEQMKGTYYGYDGPCPPWNDAIVHHYIFTLYALATPALTIEGELNGANVRAALANAPVLAKATLTGLYTLNPALF from the coding sequence ATGCTGCAACTCTCCAGCCACAGTTTTCAGGACGGCGACACTATCCCAGGCGAATTTGCCTTTGCCGTACCGGACGCAACGAGCCACATTACGCTGTCTTCTAACCACAACCCCCACCTTGCCTGGAACGGCGCGCCCGAAGGGACACAGTCTTTCGTGTTGGTCTGCCACGACCCAGATGTGCCCAGCCGCGGTGACGATGTGAATCAGGAAGGCCGCGAGGTTAGCGCCGCTCTGCCGCGCGTCGATTTCTACCATTGGTTATTGCTGGACATTCCAGCCAGCATCAATGAAATTCCTGCCGCTTCGCATTCCACTGGCATCACACCGCGTGGGAAAGCAGGTCCGAATGCACCGACCGGACTCCGGCACGGTATCAATGATTACACGGGCTGGTTCGCCACGGACGAACAGATGAAAGGCACCTACTATGGCTATGATGGTCCTTGCCCACCGTGGAACGATGCGATCGTCCATCATTACATCTTCACACTTTACGCTCTCGCGACGCCTGCTTTAACGATAGAAGGTGAACTTAACGGAGCGAATGTCCGCGCCGCGCTGGCTAACGCGCCAGTATTGGCAAAAGCGACACTTACCGGGCTGTATACGCTGAATCCCGCATTATTTTGA
- the potD gene encoding spermidine/putrescine ABC transporter substrate-binding protein PotD, whose amino-acid sequence MKKWPHLLAACAMAFGISTANADDGKTLYFYNWTEYVPPGLLEQFTKETGIKVIYSTYESNESMYAKLKTYKDSAYDLVVPSTYFISKMSKEGMLQKIDTSKLSNFHNLDPNLLHKSFDPNNDYSIPYIWGATAIGINHEMIDPASVTSWADLWDTKYKNSLLLTDDAREVFQIALRKLGYSANTTDPKEIEAAYKELQALMPNVLTFNSDNPGNPFIEGEVNLGMVWNGSAYVARQAGTPLDVIWPKEGGIFWMDSLAIPANAKNVDGAMKLIDFLLRPEVAAQVAETIGYPTPNLAAKKLLPPEVSGDKTLYPDDETIAKGEWQNDVGSASTLYETYFQQLKAGR is encoded by the coding sequence ATGAAAAAGTGGCCACACCTACTGGCAGCCTGCGCGATGGCGTTTGGCATCAGCACCGCCAACGCCGACGATGGCAAAACACTCTATTTCTATAACTGGACCGAATACGTGCCGCCGGGCCTCTTGGAACAGTTCACGAAAGAAACGGGCATCAAGGTGATTTACTCCACCTATGAATCCAACGAGAGTATGTACGCCAAGCTGAAGACCTATAAGGATAGCGCTTACGATTTGGTCGTGCCTTCAACGTATTTCATCTCCAAGATGAGCAAAGAAGGCATGTTGCAAAAGATTGATACCAGCAAGCTCAGCAACTTCCACAACCTCGATCCGAATCTGTTGCACAAATCCTTCGATCCGAACAATGACTACTCCATTCCCTATATCTGGGGTGCCACGGCGATTGGTATTAATCATGAAATGATTGACCCCGCCAGCGTCACCAGTTGGGCCGATCTGTGGGATACAAAGTACAAGAACAGCCTGCTGCTGACCGATGACGCGCGTGAGGTGTTCCAAATCGCCCTGCGTAAACTGGGTTACTCCGCAAATACCACCGATCCCAAAGAGATTGAAGCAGCCTATAAAGAGCTGCAAGCTCTGATGCCGAACGTGCTGACGTTCAACTCAGACAACCCCGGCAACCCGTTCATCGAAGGTGAAGTCAATCTGGGTATGGTGTGGAATGGTTCTGCCTACGTGGCGCGTCAGGCCGGTACTCCGCTGGATGTCATTTGGCCCAAAGAAGGCGGCATCTTCTGGATGGACAGTCTGGCGATTCCGGCCAATGCCAAAAACGTTGACGGTGCGATGAAGCTGATCGACTTCCTGCTGCGCCCGGAAGTCGCGGCACAGGTCGCGGAAACGATCGGTTATCCGACGCCTAACCTGGCGGCGAAAAAGTTACTGCCGCCGGAAGTGTCAGGGGACAAAACGTTGTACCCGGATGATGAAACCATCGCGAAAGGCGAATGGCAGAACGACGTTGGCAGCGCCAGCACGCTGTATGAAACCTACTTCCAGCAACTAAAAGCGGGTCGTTAA
- the potC gene encoding spermidine/putrescine ABC transporter permease PotC encodes MTGRLIRGGFMFIIYAYLYIPIIILIVNSFNQARFGINWQGFTLDWYRLLINNDSLLQAAQHSLTMAVFSATFATLIGSLTAVALYRYRFRGKPFVGGMLFVVMMSPDIVMAISLLVLFMLLGISLGFWSLLFSHITFCLPFVVVTVYSRLKGFDVRMLEAARDLGASEVIILRKIILPLAMPAVAASWLLSFTLSMDDVVVSSFVTGPAYEILPLKIYSMVKVGVSPEVNALATILLILSLVLVLSSQLILRDRTGK; translated from the coding sequence ATGACCGGACGCTTAATCCGCGGTGGATTCATGTTCATCATTTACGCTTACCTGTACATCCCGATCATTATTCTGATCGTGAACTCGTTTAATCAGGCACGTTTCGGCATCAACTGGCAGGGATTTACGCTGGACTGGTATCGGCTGCTGATCAACAACGACAGCCTGCTTCAGGCGGCACAGCACTCACTGACGATGGCCGTTTTCTCTGCGACGTTCGCCACGCTGATTGGATCTCTGACGGCGGTGGCACTGTATCGCTACCGCTTTCGCGGCAAGCCTTTTGTCGGAGGCATGCTGTTCGTGGTGATGATGTCGCCGGATATCGTGATGGCAATTTCGCTGCTAGTGCTCTTTATGCTGCTGGGCATCTCGCTCGGATTCTGGTCGCTGCTGTTTTCCCATATCACGTTCTGCCTGCCGTTTGTGGTAGTGACCGTCTATTCGCGCCTGAAAGGCTTTGACGTGCGGATGTTGGAAGCCGCGCGTGATTTAGGTGCCAGCGAAGTGATTATTCTACGCAAAATCATTCTGCCGCTGGCTATGCCGGCAGTCGCTGCCAGTTGGCTGCTCAGTTTTACGCTGTCGATGGATGACGTGGTGGTGTCCTCATTTGTCACCGGGCCCGCGTATGAGATTCTGCCGTTGAAGATTTACTCGATGGTGAAAGTCGGCGTATCCCCGGAAGTCAACGCGCTGGCAACGATTTTGCTCATTCTGTCGCTGGTGCTGGTGCTCAGTAGCCAGCTGATTTTACGCGACCGCACCGGAAAGTAA